A region from the Coffea eugenioides isolate CCC68of chromosome 9, Ceug_1.0, whole genome shotgun sequence genome encodes:
- the LOC113783186 gene encoding uncharacterized protein LOC113783186, translating to MAALQPSAEGQGLSPTKKKSFSQLFSQSAISPIHIQQASVYKGEAAVVFSKADADKLAAPFQWALVGKFSHGRPSLEDIRKFFASLNLKDHVSIGLMDYRHVLIKCMAEADFNRIWMRGIWQLGKYPMRVFRWTREFHVLRESSLAPVWVVLPALPIHYFDKHSLFSILSPVGRPLFLDSATAAGTRPSLARVCVELDVAKSFTQRVWVAVEGESGFWQRIVPENMPLYCSSCSRLGHSQEQCKKNVTEVGSRYLYKQNMKLQRDLPLEVNNIQVSNLDLVNNPDANLNKTTDAVTDSDEVQHPEMGNYAEKLKGAVVEEVCTATKVQEVSQPDDHLSKLGVSKLSSNAEFEQPHNDLALELPIREDRREMENQLDKAHGNEYQGTRSETNIIPTDKLLCKADRNSLHHLSDHQVVIVAASKPTTSDVQGNFNTTHMREQTLVGEQLTMQKQLEQVHENDEGTQATSSEASKVKLQSTADNNSLEHLYVELRGVENYGPTEHGIVEVNSPTVAGNLSPRPGVPQENLPESSGPSLTIHQSGVADRNPKQKRTKGLRANLQTDRILRSRSETSSNNSFQVLSHD from the coding sequence ATGGCTGCCCTTCAGCCGTCGGCTGAGGGGCAAGGATTATCacctaccaaaaaaaaatctttctctCAATTATTTTCTCAGTCGGCAATATCTCCTATCCACATTCAGCAGGCTTCTGTCTACAAGGGAGAAGCTGCGGTAGTTTTTTCTAAAGCAGATGCAGACAAACTTGCAGCGCCGTTTCAATGGGCTTTGGTGGGAAAATTTTCACACGGCCGACCTTCTTTGGAAGATATTCGAAAGTTTTTTGCTTCTTTAAACCTGAAGGATCATGTTTCTATTGGATTGATGGATTATAGGCATGTTCTCATTAAGTGCATGGCTGAAGCTGACTTCAACAGAATTTGGATGCGAGGGATTTGGCAACTGGGTAAATATCCGATGCGTGTGTTTAGATGGACAAGGGAGTTTCATGTGCTTAGGGAATCATCTCTGGCTCCGGTTTGGGTAGTTCTTCCAGCTCTGCCTATTCATTATTTCGACAAACATTCATTATTCTCCATACTTTCTCCAGTAGGAAGACCACTCTTCCTAGATTCGGCAACCGCAGCTGGGACTCGACCAAGTTTGGCCAGGGTATGTGTGGAACTCGATGTAGCGAAATCTTTTACACAAAGAGTTTGGGTGGCTGTTGAAGGTGAGTCTGGATTCTGGCAACGTATTGTGCCAGAGAATATGCCATTATATTGTTCATCTTGTTCACGTTTGGGTCATTCCCAAGAGCAATGCAAGAAGAATGTAACTGAGGTTGGGTCTCGGTATCTATATAAGCAAAACATGAAGCTGCAGAGGGATCTACCATTAGAAGTTAATAATATTCAAGTGTCAAATTTAGACCTTGTAAACAACCCAGATGCTAACTTGAACAAAACAACAGATGCCGTGACTGATTCCGACGAAGTGCAGCATCCTGAGATGGGCAATTATGCTGAAAAACTCAAAGGTGCAGTGGTGGAGGAAGTCTGTACTGCCACAAAGGTTCAGGAAGTTAGTCAGCCTGATGATCACCTTAGTAAGCTTGGAGTATCTAAGTTGTCGTCCAATGCTGAATTTGAACAACCACACAATGATCTTGCATTGGAGCTGCCGATACGTGAGGATCGAAGGGAAATGGAAAACCAGCTGGACAAGGCCCACGGGAATGAATACCAAGGGACCCGTTCTGAAACTAATATAATTCCCACAGACAAACTTCTTTGTAAGGCTGACAGAAATTCTCTTCATCATCTATCTGATCACCAAGTGGTGATAGTTGCTGCATCCAAGCCGACAACATCTGATGTGCAAGGGAATTTTAATACGACTCATATGAGGGAGCAAACACTTGTTGGGGAACAATTGACTATGCAAAAGCAGTTAGAACAGGTCCACGAAAATGATGAAGGGACCCAAGCTACATCGTCTGAAGCATCAAAAGTGAAACTTCAGTCCACTGCCGACAATAACTCTTTGGAGCATCTCTATGTTGAGTTGCGAGGAGTGGAGAATTACGGTCCTACAGAGCATGGGATAGTGGAGGTTAATTCACCAACTGTTGCAGGAAATTTGTCTCCCAGACCGGGTGTCCCACAAGAAAATTTGCCGGAATCATCAGGTCCTTCTTTAACTATTCATCAATCAGGGGTGGCTGACCGTAATCCCAAACAAAAAAGGACAAAAGGTTTGAGGGCTAATTTGCAAACCGACAGAATTTTGCGCTCACGGTCAGAGACATCTTCCAACAACTCATTCCAGGTTCTTTCTCATGATTAA